TCCGGATGCCGTGCGGCGAGCAGGTCGCCCATCTCCCATCGCGACATCCGTTCGCTGCCCGCAACATGGTAGATCCCTCGCGCCCCGGCGCGGACCAGGTCGAGGACTGCCCGGGCGGTTTCCGGTGCAGCGATGGGTGCCCGGAATTCGTCGTCGAACAGTGGGACCTCCCGTCCCGATTTCCAGGCATTGCGGAGTTCCTCATCGAACCCCCGGTCGCCGGTCGGCGAATCGCCGGCGTTGACCGAGGTGCGGATCACCAGGTGAGCGGGATGGGTTTGGACGATGGCCTCGGCGGCCGCCTTGGTCTCGCCGTAAACCAGGAGCGGGCGGGGGGTGTCCTCTTCGCGGTAGTTTCCGGTCGTCCCGTCAAACACGAGGTCGGTGGAGAAGAAGACGAACAGGAGTTCCGCCGACAGGCGGATGAGCCGCCGTGGGACTTCGACGTTCAGTTCACGGGCGCGTGCGGGGTCTGCCTGACACGCCGGCGACCGGCTCAGGGCGGCGCAATGAAGGACGATGCCCGGCTGGTCCTGCTGGAAGCGACGCGCCACCGCCCCGGTGTCGGTGAGGTCGAGGTCCGGACGGGCGAGCGGAAGGATGCGGCGCCCGGGCAGGGCGCGTGCCGCCAACCGGGCGAGGTGGGACCCGATGAGTCCGCCGGCGCCGGTGATCCAGACTGCGGACGTGGCGGCATCCATGAGGGGGCGACGACCTCGGAAGGCTGGAGTCAGAGCTCCTGGATGCGGACGTTGCGGAACATCACGGGATCATTGTGGCCGGCGAACCCGAAATGCCCGCGGGTCCGGTCCTTGCCCGGGTGCGGGCTGTTGGCCATGAACTCGGCAATGCCGGCCAGGTCGGTGTCGAGGATGACGAATCCGTTCAACTCCACCCGGATCTTCGAGCCCTTCACGGTGACCTCTTGGAAGTTCCATTCGCCAGCGGGGCGCTGGAACCCGCGTGCGGCGGCGGCCATGCCGTAGGCCGATCCATGGGTTTGCCGCGGATCGAGCTTCGAACCGGTCACGGCTTCATAGTGGTCGTCAAGCACCTGGAGCTCGCACATCCCCGCATAGGCGGTATCACCCTGGCCCGGATAGCGGATGGCCAGCCCGTTGTTGCCGCCGGGAGGCACCTTGAATTCGAGGCGGACCACGAAATCGCCGTAGTCCTTCGCGGTGAAAATGGTGCCGCCCTTCTGCTCCTTGCACCGGATCGCGCCGTCCACGATTTCGTAGTTGTCGAGGGGGCCGGCCCAGCCGGTGAAGTCGCGTCCGTTGAAGACCGGCTCGAAACGCGCCGCACCCGGTTCGGAGAGGATTCGCG
Above is a genomic segment from Verrucomicrobiia bacterium containing:
- a CDS encoding SDR family oxidoreductase — encoded protein: MDAATSAVWITGAGGLIGSHLARLAARALPGRRILPLARPDLDLTDTGAVARRFQQDQPGIVLHCAALSRSPACQADPARARELNVEVPRRLIRLSAELLFVFFSTDLVFDGTTGNYREEDTPRPLLVYGETKAAAEAIVQTHPAHLVIRTSVNAGDSPTGDRGFDEELRNAWKSGREVPLFDDEFRAPIAAPETARAVLDLVRAGARGIYHVAGSERMSRWEMGDLLAARHPDLQPRIRRTSLKNFQGFPRPADVTLDVSKVAAAVGRPMPRFRDWLAAQPRPGSGAG